Genomic DNA from Streptomyces sp. AM 2-1-1:
GGACGGCTTCGTGACCCCGCCCGCTCGGGCGGGGGTGAGGTCGAGGCGCTGGCCGGGGTAGATGAGGTCCGGGTCGCCGCCGATGACCGCACGGTTGGCGGTGTAGAGCCGCTGCCAGCCGCCTTGGAGCCGTTCGGCGGCGGCGATGCCGGAGAGCGAGTCGCCGCTCGACACGGTGTACGCCTCACGCTTGCCCGGCACCGTGGTGGGAGTGGCGGCCGGAGACTTCTTCGGCGTCTGCTGGGCGGTGGCCGGTAACGCGGCCGGGCGGGCTCCCTGCGTCTGCACCGTCGTGCCGGAGTCCGTGTCGTCGTCCCGGGTCAGCCCGGCACGGTCGGAGCAGACCGGCCAGGCGCCGGGTCCCTGCCCGTCGAGGACCTTCTCCGCGATCGCGATCTGCTGGTCCTTCGTCGCGAGGTCGGCGCGCGGGGCGAAGGCGGTGCCGCCGTAGGCGGCCCAGGTCGATCCGCTGAACTGCAGCCCGCCGTAGTAGCCGTTGCCGCTGTTGATGTGCCAGTTGTGCGTCGACTCGCAGGCGGCGACCTTCTCCCACGTGTCCGCCGACGCGGCGTGGGCCATGCCCGCCGTGATCAGCGGCAGGGCTATCCCCGCGCCTCCCGCCGTCACCGTGAGCGACGCCCGGTTGATCCGGCTCGGCTGGTATCTGCGATGCCGTCCGTTCGTGGCCATGATGAGGCTCCCCCGCTGACAGTGGACACAGGTCAGCCGTCAACTTAGGCGCGGGCGAAGGCCGCTGACAAGTGCGCGGCCCGTCGGGCGTCGCCGCCGAACACCGGGCCGCTCGGTCCGGAGCACCCCCGCGAGGCTCTCACCAGGACCGCGATGCGGAGGCGGCACGTCGACCGGCACCCCCCAAGCTGATGCGGCGGAGCGCCGGTCAGCCGGAGAGGGCGGCCTCCCACCGCTCCCGGGTGGGGCCGTCGTGGCGGGGCGAGAAGTCGGGACGGCCTTCCAGCCAGGCGGTGACGTGCTCCTCCACCTCATCGGTGCCGTAGGCCTCGCGCGGCTGGAGCTGGAGGTGGCGCACCTGGGCCCGGGCCCTCATGATCACGGGATCGTCGAAGGCGGCGACGGCCCGGGCGGCGGCGCGCCGGTCGGCGAGTGGTGAACTCTGCTGCAGACGAGTCCCGTTGGCGCGGTCGGCCACCACCTGCGCGTCGAACCAGGGGCGGAGGGCCCGGGCCGTCCAGTCGTGGTAACCGGTGGGGTCCGCGGCGATCCGGTCGGCATGGGCGGCCAGGTGCTGGGCGGCGCGCAGGCCGAGAGCCGTGCCCTGGCCCAGGGTGGGGTTGGTGTGGACGAGGCTGTCCCCGGCGCCGACCAGGCCGAGGACGACAGGTCCGTCGGCGTCGGCGAGTGCGGTCCACCGGTTGTCCAGACCGGCCATGGCCAGGACGCCCGACTGAGGTTCGGGATCCAGATCGAGCCAGGCGGACAGGGCGGGGAAGAGCCGGCCGGCGGCCTCGAACACCGCCGGGTCGGTGAGTGCGCCCCGGGCCGGATCGGCCGTGGAGAGCACGAGGTTCACCGCGAAGGTGTCGTTGTCGGAGGGGAAGACCCCGGCGAGCGCGAACGGCGCCGCCGAGCCGGTCTTCACCCGCCCGGGGTCCCGCGGACCGCCGGGCCGCAGGCGGTACCAGCGGCACAGGTACGCGATCCCGGTACGGTGACTTTCCGCCACGGGCGGGCGGCAACCGGCTGCCCGCAACCAGCCGGGAACCGGCGAGCGTCGGCCCGACGCGTCGACGACGAGGTCAGCCCGGTGCGGCTCCGTGTCCACCCGTACCCCGGTGACCCGGGGAGGGTTGCCCGCTTCGACGGTGAGTGCGTGCACCCGGCATCCCGACCGGATCTCGACGGTGGCCTCCCGCCGCGCGGCCGCGATCAGCGCGGCCTCCAGCACGATGCGACGGGTGCGCAGGGTCACCAGGTCCTCGTCACCGGCCCGGAGCGGTGGACGCGCCTCGAACCAGTCGAACTCGTGGTACTCCCGGGCTCCGCGGGCCAGCACGTCCGCGTGGACGTCGGGGGCCTCGGCGCGCAGCACCGTGCGGACGGGCGCGAGAAGCGCGTGGGGCTGGTCGGCCTGCGGGACCCGGGGCCGCTTCCAGCGGAAGAAGTCCTGGTCCAGGTCGTCTCCGGCCAGCCGGGGGTCCTGCTCGAACACGGTGACCGTGTGCCCGCGGCGCCCGAGCATGAGGGCCGTCCCCAGCCCGCTGACGCCCCCTCCGATCACCGCGACCCGTGCCATGGAACGCCCCCTCGTCTCCTGTTCCACTCCCCCGCGCCGTCGACGTCCACCACGTGGCCGCCGACGGCGACGGGGCTGCGCTCCTCCTCGTCGCGGACGTCTCCCCCATTCTGCTCGCGTCGTCCTTCGATGTGTGTGGGGAGTCGGTCGGCACCTTCTCCGGACCCCGGCCGGCCACTGCCCTCAGTCCTTCATCGGGCCGGCATGCCGCCATGAGGACGGTTGAGGACCATGTCCGGCGACCCGGCGGGCTCGAGGTCCTCCGCTCGGACCGGGCCGGATCAGGATGCGGACCCGGCTCCATGCCCCGTACGCGTGTCCCGGCCACACTCCGGATGAGAGCCCCGTGGCGGGTGCACGTTCCACGCGAGCCCGACGGGCAGCCCGTGCCGCCGTCCGAGGTGCTCACCGAACCGGGTGCGGGCGCACGCCGCATGACTCCGGATCTCCCCCGCCGCACACGCCCCCGGCCCGGACCGCCCGGTGACCCGGTACCGTTCACACGCCCTCGGCGACCACCGCCCTGGCGCGCACCACGTCCGCCGGGGTGCGGGCGGGGCCGGCCACCGCGTCGGGGACGGATGACGGGGCGGGGCGGCTGCCGCCGCGGGCGAGGAAGTCGGAGAGCGGCAGGGTGGCCGCGCCGACGGTGACGGCGTCCGGGCCCAGGCGGCCCATCTCGATGGTGACGCGGGCTGCCGCGTGGCGGAGGGCGTACGCGTCGGCGTAGCGGCGGATCGCGGGGAGCAGGTGGGGGCCGATCAGGAGTCCCGCCCATCCGCCGAGCAGGATGCGCTCGGGCAGGAAGAGGTTGACGAGGTCGGCGAGGGCGGCGCCGAGGCATTCGGCGGTCTCGTCGAGGAGGGCGACCGCGACCGGATCGGGCTCCGCACCGCCGGGGGGCGGGTAGGCGGCGGCGAGGAGGGCTGCGAGGGCCGCCTCGTCGTCGGTGTCCTCGGGGAGGGGCCCGCCGGCCTCGTACCAGCGCTCGCGCAGCGCCTCGCCACCGGCGTACGCCTCCAGGCAGCCGATGGAGCCGCACCGGCACCGGCGTCCCCTGAGCTGGACGGTGGTGTGGCCCCATTCGAGCGGGACACTGACACGGCTCTCGTCCAGGACCCCGCCCCGGTTCACACAGGCCCCGACACCGGAACCGATGAGGGCGATGGCCGCCGCGTCCGCGCCGCGTCCGCCGCCGAACCACATCTCGGCCTGTCCGAGCGTCTTGGCTCCGTTGTCGATGAAGAAGGGCACCTCGGGCGGGATGTCGACGGCCTCGCGGAGCAGCCGCTCGAAGGGGACCGCGCTCCAGCCGATCGTCTGCCCGTGCACGACGGCGCCGGGTCCGTCCGGTCCACCGCCCCCGAGGGGGTGTTCCCGTTCGATGATGCCGGGCACCCCGATGCCGATGCCGAGCAGACGGCGCGCGTCGGCGCCGGCGTCGGCGAGGACGTCCGCAACGGCCGCCCGCACATGGGCCACGATGCGCTCGACGTCGTAACCGTGCTGGGCCAACGGCCTTTCGGTGCGGGCGAGTTCGGTCAGGGCGAGGTCGAACAGCTCGACGCGCACCCGGGTTTCGCCGATGTCGATCCCGATCAGCAGACCGCCCCCGGGAGCGACGCGGAGCAGCGTGCGGGGACGGCCGCCGTCGGAGTCGACGACGCCCGCCTCCTCGAGGACTCCCTCCGCGACCAGTTCGGCGACGACGTTGCTGATGGAACCCGAACTCAGCCCCGTGGCCGGTGCGAGCTCCTGGCGGCTCAGCGGCCCGTCGAAATACAACCGTTGCAAAACCCTCGCCCGGTTGCCCCGCCGCAGGTCACGCACGGTCCGTCTGTTGCGCTCGGCCATGTTGCTCCCTTCCTTCCCGCAACATACCCCGGCCCAACCTCTTGACGCGACCTTCCTTCAGCTCTTAGATCACGACATAAATTAAGTCATGGAGGCCGTTCGGTTCCCGAACGCAGCCATCCCCGGAAAGGGGCCCTCCCACATGCGCAACCTCAGAGCCGCAGCAGCCGTCACCCTCGCGATCTCCATCGCCGCCGGAGTCACCGGCTGCGGCGGCGGGTCCGACTCGGGCGGCGGAAGCAACGCATCGCCGAAGACGCTCACCTACTGGGCGTCCAACCAGGGCCCGAACATCGAGGCGGACAAGAAGATCCTCACTCCCGAGCTGAAGAAGTTCGAGGAGCAGACCGGCATCAAGGTGAAGCTGGAGGTCGTCCCCTGGTCCGACCTCCTCAACCGGATCCTCGCTGCCACCACCTCCGGTCAGGGCCCGGACGTGCTGAACATCGGCAACACCTGGTCCGCCTCGCTCCAGGCGTCCGGTGCGCTGCTGCCGTGGGACGCGAAGAACTTCGACGCGATCGGCGGCCGGGACCGGTTCGTCGACTCGGCGGTCGCCTCGGCCGGTGCGGAGGGTCAGGACCCCGCCGCCGTGCCGCTGTACTCCCTGTCGTACGCGCTCTACTACAACAAGAAGATGTTCGCGGACGCGGGCATCGCGACGCCGCCGAAGACCTGGGACGAGCTGGTCGCCGACGGCAAGAAGCTGTCCAAGGACGGCAAGTGGGGCCTGGGCGCGGAGGGCGGCAACCTCTCCAACAACATCCACCAGGTGTTCGTCCTCGGCAAGCAGCACGGCGCCGACTTCTTCGACTCCTCCGGCAAGGCGACCTTCACCTCCGACGGTGCGGTCGCCGCCGTGAAGCAGTACGTCGACTTCATGGCCAAGGACAAGATCGTCGCTCCGGGCAACGCGGAGTACGCGCAGAACCAGTCGCTCACCGACTTCGCCAAGGGCCGCACCGGCATGGTGCTGTGGCAGGCCGCCCCCTCCACCTTCGCCGCCCAGGGCATGAAGCCGGAGGACTGGGGCGTCGCCCCCGTGCCGGTCCCCTCCGGGACTCCGGGCCAGGACAAGCAGACCAACTCCATGGTCGCCGGCATCAACATCGCGGTGTTCAAGAACACCAAGAACATCGACGGCGCCAAGCAGTTCGTGAAGTTCATGACGAGCGACGCGGAGCAGAAGCTCCTCAACAAGACCTACGGGGCGATCCCGCCGGTCAAGGCGGCTCAGGCCGACGAGGCGTTCGGCGCGCCCGACCTCGCGGTCCTGCGCGACACCCTGTCCACCAGCGCGGCGCCGCTCCCCCAGGTGCCGAACGAGTCGCAGTTCGAGACGGCCGTGGGCACCGCGGTCAAGGACCTGTGGGCCGACGCGGCCGCCGGCAAGCCGGTGACCACCGAGACCGTCAAGGCGGCCCTCGAAAAGGCCCAGCAGACCATGGGGCAGTGAGGCACCGAACATGACTTCCACCGTGACCGCCGACCCCCGGGTCGGTAAGTCGGACAGCGGTGGGGGCCGGGGCACCGGGGGTGCGCGCAGGAGACTGCCGCGCATCCCCGACCGCATCCGTAACGGCGGACTGCCCTATCTCCTGCTCCTTCCGGCGATCCTGCTCGAACTGCTCGTCCACCTGATCCCGATGATCGTCGGGATCGTGATGAGCTTCCGCCAGCTCACCCAGTTCTTCATCAGCAACTGGGGCAACGCGCCCTGGATCGGGCTGGACAACTACCAGGTCGCCGTCGACTTCGACGCTCCCCTCGGCAAGGCGCTGCTCCACTCCTTCTTCGTCACCTGCGTCTTCACCTTCTTCGCCGTCGGCCTCTCCTGGCTGTTCGGCGTGGCCGCCGCGATCATGCTCCAGGAGAACTTCCGGGGCCGCGGCGTGCTGCGGGCCATCTTCCTCGTCCCGTACGCGCTGCCGGTCTACGCGGCCGTCATCACCTGGGCGTTCATGTTCCAGCGGGACAACGGCCTGGTGAACCACGTCCTGCACGACCAGCTCGGACTGACCGACGAACCGTCGTTCTGGCTGATCGGCGACAACAGCTTCTTCGCGCTGCTCATCGTCTCGGTCTGGAAGGGCTGGCCGTTCGCGCTGCTCATCCTGATGGCCGGGCTCCAGAACATCCCGAACGAGCTCTACGAGGCCGCGTCCATCGACGGCGCCGGCATCTGGCAGCAGATCCGCAAGATCACACTGCCGTCGCTCCGCCCGGTCAACCAGGTGCTCGTGCTGGTCCTCTTCCTCTGGACCTTCAACGACTTCAACACGCCGTTCGTGCTCTTCGGCCGCGCGGCACCCGAGAACGCGGACCTCATCTCGCTGCACATCTACCAGTCGTCGTTCGTCACCTGGAACTTCGGCACCGGTTCGGCGATGTCCGTCCTCCTCCTGCTCTTCCTGCTGCTGGTGACGGCCGTCTACCTGCTGCTGACCACACGCAAACGGAAGGGTTCCGGTGTCTAGCGCCCTCACTCACAAGCGCCGTTCACCGATGGCGGCTCCGGCGTCCTTCGTGTGGACCCGGCGGATCGTGCTGACCTTCCTGACCGGTTTCGTCCTGCTGCCCGTGTACGTCATGGTCAGCAGCTCCCTCAAGCCGCTCCAGGACGTGTCCGGCAAGTTCCACTGGCTGCCGTCGAGCATCACCATCCGGCCGTACATCGACATCTGGACGACGGTCCCGCTCGCGAAGTACTTCGGGAACTCGCTGATCGTGGCGGGCGCCGCCACGGTCGCCTCGGTGATCATCGCGGTGTTCTCGGCGTACGCGGTCAGCCGGTACGCCTTCCGGGGCAAGCGGGTCTTCACCGTCACGGTGCTCTCGACCCAGATGTTCCCCGGCATCCTCTTCCTTCTGCCGCTGTTCCTCATCTACGTGAACATCGGCAACAGCACGGGTATCCAGCTCTACGGCTCTCGCGGCGGGCTCATCCTCACGTACCTGACGTTCTCGCTCCCCTTCTCCATCTGGATGCTGATCGGGTACTTCGACGCCATCCCGAAGGACCTGGACGAGGCCGCCAAGGTGGACGGCTGCGGTCCGATCGGCGCGCTCTTCCGGGTCGTCGTGCCGGCGGCCGTGCCGGGGATCGTCGCCGTCGCCGTGTACGCGTTCATGACCGCCTGGGGCGAGGTGCTCTTCGCCTCGGTGATGACGAACGACGCGACCAGGACCCTCGCCGTGGGCCTGCAGGGGTACGCCACCCAGAACGACGTCTACTGGAACCAGGTGATGGCGGCCTCGCTCGTCGTCAGCGTGCCGGTCGTCGCCGGGTTCCTCCTGCTGCAGCGCTACCTCGTCGCCGGCCTCACCGCGGGCGCCGTCAAGTGACCCTCTCAGAAAGGCAGTCCGTGAACGACCTCAACGCCCTCCCGGCCGATTTCACCTGGGGCGTAGCCACCGCCGCGTACCAGATCGAGGGAGCCGTGGCGGAGGACGGCCGGTCCCCCTCCATCTGGGACACCTTCTCCCACACCCCCGGGAAAGTGGCGGGGGGCGACACCGGCGACGTGGCGTGCGACCACTACCACCGGGTGCCGGAGGACATCGGCCTGATCAAGGAGGTCGGCGCCGGCGCGTACCGCTTCTCGCTGGCCTGGCCGCGCATCGTCCCCGGCGGCGACGGCCCGGTCAACAAGAAAGGGCTGGACTTCTACGACCGGCTGGTGGACGGGCTGCTGGGCAACGGGATCACCCCGTTCGCCACGCTCTACCACTGGGACCTGCCGCAGGCGTTGCAGGACCGGGGCGGCTGGACGGTCCGCGAAACCGCCGAGCACTTCGCGGCGTACGCCTCCGTCGTCGTCGACCGCCTCGGCGACCGGGTCAAGGACTGGGCCACGCTCAACGAGCCGCTCTGTTCGGCGTGGATCGGCCACCTGGAAGGCAAGATGGCGCCCGGTCTGACCGACCTCACGGCCGCCGTCCACGCCTCGTACCACCTCCACCTCGGCCACGGGCTCGCCGTGCAGGCGATCCGGGCGGCCTCGCCCGGCGCCCGGGTCGGCATCGTCAACAACCTCAGCCCGATCGAGCCGGCGAGCGACAGCCCCGCCGACGTCGCGGCCGCGCTCCGCGCCGACGGACACACCAACCGCTGGTGGCTGGACCCGATCCACGGCCGCGGCTACCCGCAGGACATGCTCGACCTGTACGGGGTCGAACTCCCGGTGCGCCCCGGCGACCTGGAAACCATCGCGGCCCCCCTCGACTGGCTCGGCCTGAACTACTACTTCCGCCAGATCGTCGCCGACGACCCGACCGGCCCCGCCCCGCACGCCCGGCAGGTCCCGGTGCCCGGCGCCCCCGTCACGTACATGGACTGGGAGGTCCACGCCGCGGGCCTGGAGCAGCTCCTGCTGCGCCTGACCGAGGAGTACGGCGCGCAGAAGATCTACGTCACCGAGAACGGTTCGGCCTACCAGGACACCGTCGCGGCGGACGGGTCGGTCCACGACCCGGAACGCACGCGGTACCTGGAGGAGCACCTGGCCGCCTGCGGCCGCGCGGTGGCGAAGGGCGCGCCGCTCGCCGGGTACTTCGCGTGGTCGCTGCTCGACAACTTCGAGTGGGCCTACGGCTACGACAAGCGGTTCGGACTGGTCCACGTGGACTACGACACGCAGCGCCGTACAGTGAAGACCAGCGGACGCCGTTACGCGGAAATCGTCCGCGAACTGTCCTCCGGG
This window encodes:
- a CDS encoding transglycosylase family protein, whose product is MATNGRHRRYQPSRINRASLTVTAGGAGIALPLITAGMAHAASADTWEKVAACESTHNWHINSGNGYYGGLQFSGSTWAAYGGTAFAPRADLATKDQQIAIAEKVLDGQGPGAWPVCSDRAGLTRDDDTDSGTTVQTQGARPAALPATAQQTPKKSPAATPTTVPGKREAYTVSSGDSLSGIAAAERLQGGWQRLYTANRAVIGGDPDLIYPGQRLDLTPARAGGVTKPSGTAAASPMTTAPKATAPKTAVPEPSAQPDTEPAPAKHAPAKPAPAKPAPARHAPAKPAPAKPAAKPAAEKDTPKTATAPRPPVKASSMVAPVQASTGTPYHQSGSWSSGYHTGVDFPVATGTSVKAVAKGTVVSAGWAGAYGYEVVVRHTDGRYSQYAHLSALNVRAGQPVTAGQRIARSGSTGNSTGPHLHFEIRTGPGYGSDVDPLAYLRAGGVTV
- a CDS encoding FAD-dependent oxidoreductase, producing the protein MARVAVIGGGVSGLGTALMLGRRGHTVTVFEQDPRLAGDDLDQDFFRWKRPRVPQADQPHALLAPVRTVLRAEAPDVHADVLARGAREYHEFDWFEARPPLRAGDEDLVTLRTRRIVLEAALIAAARREATVEIRSGCRVHALTVEAGNPPRVTGVRVDTEPHRADLVVDASGRRSPVPGWLRAAGCRPPVAESHRTGIAYLCRWYRLRPGGPRDPGRVKTGSAAPFALAGVFPSDNDTFAVNLVLSTADPARGALTDPAVFEAAGRLFPALSAWLDLDPEPQSGVLAMAGLDNRWTALADADGPVVLGLVGAGDSLVHTNPTLGQGTALGLRAAQHLAAHADRIAADPTGYHDWTARALRPWFDAQVVADRANGTRLQQSSPLADRRAAARAVAAFDDPVIMRARAQVRHLQLQPREAYGTDEVEEHVTAWLEGRPDFSPRHDGPTRERWEAALSG
- a CDS encoding ROK family transcriptional regulator codes for the protein MAERNRRTVRDLRRGNRARVLQRLYFDGPLSRQELAPATGLSSGSISNVVAELVAEGVLEEAGVVDSDGGRPRTLLRVAPGGGLLIGIDIGETRVRVELFDLALTELARTERPLAQHGYDVERIVAHVRAAVADVLADAGADARRLLGIGIGVPGIIEREHPLGGGGPDGPGAVVHGQTIGWSAVPFERLLREAVDIPPEVPFFIDNGAKTLGQAEMWFGGGRGADAAAIALIGSGVGACVNRGGVLDESRVSVPLEWGHTTVQLRGRRCRCGSIGCLEAYAGGEALRERWYEAGGPLPEDTDDEAALAALLAAAYPPPGGAEPDPVAVALLDETAECLGAALADLVNLFLPERILLGGWAGLLIGPHLLPAIRRYADAYALRHAAARVTIEMGRLGPDAVTVGAATLPLSDFLARGGSRPAPSSVPDAVAGPARTPADVVRARAVVAEGV
- a CDS encoding sugar ABC transporter substrate-binding protein, with protein sequence MRNLRAAAAVTLAISIAAGVTGCGGGSDSGGGSNASPKTLTYWASNQGPNIEADKKILTPELKKFEEQTGIKVKLEVVPWSDLLNRILAATTSGQGPDVLNIGNTWSASLQASGALLPWDAKNFDAIGGRDRFVDSAVASAGAEGQDPAAVPLYSLSYALYYNKKMFADAGIATPPKTWDELVADGKKLSKDGKWGLGAEGGNLSNNIHQVFVLGKQHGADFFDSSGKATFTSDGAVAAVKQYVDFMAKDKIVAPGNAEYAQNQSLTDFAKGRTGMVLWQAAPSTFAAQGMKPEDWGVAPVPVPSGTPGQDKQTNSMVAGINIAVFKNTKNIDGAKQFVKFMTSDAEQKLLNKTYGAIPPVKAAQADEAFGAPDLAVLRDTLSTSAAPLPQVPNESQFETAVGTAVKDLWADAAAGKPVTTETVKAALEKAQQTMGQ
- a CDS encoding sugar ABC transporter permease; protein product: MTSTVTADPRVGKSDSGGGRGTGGARRRLPRIPDRIRNGGLPYLLLLPAILLELLVHLIPMIVGIVMSFRQLTQFFISNWGNAPWIGLDNYQVAVDFDAPLGKALLHSFFVTCVFTFFAVGLSWLFGVAAAIMLQENFRGRGVLRAIFLVPYALPVYAAVITWAFMFQRDNGLVNHVLHDQLGLTDEPSFWLIGDNSFFALLIVSVWKGWPFALLILMAGLQNIPNELYEAASIDGAGIWQQIRKITLPSLRPVNQVLVLVLFLWTFNDFNTPFVLFGRAAPENADLISLHIYQSSFVTWNFGTGSAMSVLLLLFLLLVTAVYLLLTTRKRKGSGV
- a CDS encoding carbohydrate ABC transporter permease produces the protein MAAPASFVWTRRIVLTFLTGFVLLPVYVMVSSSLKPLQDVSGKFHWLPSSITIRPYIDIWTTVPLAKYFGNSLIVAGAATVASVIIAVFSAYAVSRYAFRGKRVFTVTVLSTQMFPGILFLLPLFLIYVNIGNSTGIQLYGSRGGLILTYLTFSLPFSIWMLIGYFDAIPKDLDEAAKVDGCGPIGALFRVVVPAAVPGIVAVAVYAFMTAWGEVLFASVMTNDATRTLAVGLQGYATQNDVYWNQVMAASLVVSVPVVAGFLLLQRYLVAGLTAGAVK
- a CDS encoding GH1 family beta-glucosidase, which produces MNDLNALPADFTWGVATAAYQIEGAVAEDGRSPSIWDTFSHTPGKVAGGDTGDVACDHYHRVPEDIGLIKEVGAGAYRFSLAWPRIVPGGDGPVNKKGLDFYDRLVDGLLGNGITPFATLYHWDLPQALQDRGGWTVRETAEHFAAYASVVVDRLGDRVKDWATLNEPLCSAWIGHLEGKMAPGLTDLTAAVHASYHLHLGHGLAVQAIRAASPGARVGIVNNLSPIEPASDSPADVAAALRADGHTNRWWLDPIHGRGYPQDMLDLYGVELPVRPGDLETIAAPLDWLGLNYYFRQIVADDPTGPAPHARQVPVPGAPVTYMDWEVHAAGLEQLLLRLTEEYGAQKIYVTENGSAYQDTVAADGSVHDPERTRYLEEHLAACGRAVAKGAPLAGYFAWSLLDNFEWAYGYDKRFGLVHVDYDTQRRTVKTSGRRYAEIVRELSSGRVADPA